In Coccidioides posadasii str. Silveira chromosome 4, complete sequence, one genomic interval encodes:
- a CDS encoding uncharacterized protein (EggNog:ENOG410QE9Q~COG:M), with product MWMHNGNLGGWKYIKRTLADSLADKWYLGVKGGTDSEWAFALFLDLMEREGVNPSDAPEGGFGHVLLRKVMNRTISRINEMVANIPKDCPMTDVETRSLLNFAVTDGHTVVCTRYVSSKTDEAASLYFSSGTKWKEGKTKGHFKMERHDKGADIVLVASEPLTFERHNWVTVPTNSMLTIHKQTVLIHPIIDEFYDEDPNHDRSAGFAVSKGLVSKAPGTTVALGETGTPNTSESTTPIEELIDRRQTDEVRRLHLLNRKMAQASL from the exons ATGTGGATGCACAATGGAAATTTGGGAGGGTGGAAATATATCAAGCGCACTCTGGCCGATTCACTCGCCGATAAATGGTATCTTGGCGTAAAAGGGGGCACAGACAGCGAATGGGCCTTCGCCTTGTTCTTGGATCTAATGGAGCGCGAAGGAGTCAACCCAAGCGACGCACCGGAAGGCGGCTTCGGGCACGTGCTTTTACGCAAAGTCATGAATAGGACAATAAGCAGAATCAACGAGATGGTGGCGAACATCCCAAAAGATTGCCCGATGACCGACGTCGAGACCAGAAGCCTCCTCAACTTTGCCGTCACAGATGGCCACACCGTAGTCTGCACGCGATATGTGAGCAGCAAGACTGATGAGGCTGCAAGCTTGTACTTCTCGTCCGGGACAAAGTGGAAGGAAGGGAAAACGAAAGGACACTTCAAGATGGAAAGGCACGATAAAGGGGCCGATATTGTCCTAGTTGCGAGCGAACCCCTAACATTCGAGAGAC ATAACTGGGTGACGGTACCAACAAATTCTATGCTTACCATCCACAAACAAACAGTTCTTATCCATCCCATCATAGATGAGTTTTACGATGAGGATCCAAATCACGATCGCTCTGCCGGCTTCGCAGTCTCCAAGGGCTTGGTTAGCAAAGCACCAGGCACGACTGTTGCCCTGGGAGAAACGGGGACTCCGAACACATCTGAGTCAACGACCCCCATTGAAGAGCTCATCGATCGACGGCAAACAGATGAGGTGCGCAGGCTTCACTTGCTAAATCGAAAGATGGCACAGGCCAGTCTTTAA
- a CDS encoding uncharacterized protein (EggNog:ENOG410PQ7N~COG:S~TransMembrane:2 (i354-382o402-426i)), with the protein MENGGAQPGAPVPHRSGNNEAGRRSRSGSASSVLHKRSFSSSLFSKFTFARMNQSSGNVAERGSENAAQTQGEDAGPFLGREILEARAGGGGGRAMATALQQQIRTRRRKGSLRKTALLGTGVLRMAQKGPPSRAAEVSRDVSPNKDIDRNKDTGAEQTSRDGLTRFPDLSLPVGHDEGATMASRPFDQRAPPRPPTPPVRPSPQPAWNHHPSQGREQPQQQQQMKKPVQQVTSHSASEAHSTMSSLRDDVPTDEDDLISFPPLTNSLSRLSSQTSTSSISALSSLPPRRIPLSIPTLSCSSDSYFPPLGSNDAGTIAKSRPRAPSQRVRSPLATNPAEMASSPEGWDYSETEWWGWIILVVTWVVFVVGMGSCLGVWSWAWDVGETPYAPPELEDDPTLPIVGYYPALIILTAVMAWVWVVVAWMGMKYFRHANISGEDI; encoded by the coding sequence ATGGAAAATGGAGGCGCGCAACCAGGAGCGCCAGTTCCACACCGCAGCGGGAACAATGAAGCCGGTCGAAGGTCTAGGTCCGGCAGCGCCTCCAGCGTGCTGCACAAACGAAGCTTTTCGTCGTCATTATTTTCCAAATTTACCTTTGCACGTATGAACCAGTCGAGCGGTAATGTTGCCGAACGCGGCAGTGAAAACGCGGCCCAGACGCAGGGCGAGGATGCTGGGCCATTTTTGGGCCGAGAGATATTGGAGGCGCGAgcggggggagggggagggagGGCTATGGCCACTGCGTTGCAGCAGCAGATaaggacgaggaggagaaaAGGCTCCCTGAGAAAGACAGCGCTGTTGGGGACGGGAGTCCTGAGAATGGCCCAGAAGGGCCCGCCCAGCCGGGCTGCGGAGGTCTCTCGCGATGTCTCTCCCAACAAAGACATCGACCGAAACAAGGACACGGGCGCGGAGCAGACAAGCCGCGATGGTCTAACGCGCTTTCCTGATCTCTCTCTACCTGTCGGACACGATGAAGGTGCAACGATGGCTTCGCGGCCATTCGATCAACGAGCTCCTCCACGACCACCTACGCCTCCCGTCCGCCCATCTCCCCAGCCGGCCTGGAATCACCATCCGTCCCAAGGGCGGGAGCAGCcacagcagcaacagcagatGAAGAAACCCGTACAGCAAGTCACCTCACATTCGGCCTCGGAAGCCCACAGCACAATGAGCTCCCTGCGCGACGATGTCCCCACCGACGAGGACGACCTGATCTCCTTCCCGCCCCTCACCAACTCCCTCTCGCGCCTCTCCAGTCAAACAAGCACCAGCAGCATCTCCGCCTTATCCTCCCTGCCCCCGCGCCGCATCCCGCTATCAATTCCCACCCTCTCATGCAGCTCAGACTCTTACTTCCCACCCCTCGGCTCCAACGACGCCGGAACCATCGCGAAATCCCGCCCTCGCGCTCCCTCCCAGCGCGTTCGGTCCCCGCTCGCAACAAACCCCGCCGAAATGGCCTCCTCTCCCGAAGGATGGGACTACTCCGAGACCGAATGGTGGGGCTGGATCATACTGGTCGTGACGTGGGTGGTGTTTGTCGTGGGCATGGGCAGCTGTCTGGGGGTATGGAGCTGGGCATGGGATGTTGGAGAGACACCCTATGCGCCGCCGGAGCTAGAGGATGATCCAACGCTGCCAATTGTGGGATACTATCCAGCGCTGATTATACTGACGGCGGTGATGGCGTGGGtttgggtggtggtggcgtGGATGGGAATGAAGTATTTTCGGCATGCCAATATTTCGGGAGAGGATATATGA
- a CDS encoding uncharacterized protein (EggNog:ENOG410PK6B): MPVKDFLHPGLCANTKLLDDGTQFSCQENADKGCGGCHLVQYCSKDCQAAHWAQHKLFCKSPLGKATWRPAWAVERRPPAFDEPGVSSGAGSASQNYFGRPDRKENLLGDMPALDLLNLERNEGSHASQDLSVLSAASGDIRNVVKTIVDVPNTYTGTLTFVVNDSNFDVVARNAILLLTAFNLPPEEATPIMLHLWYSAFIPAEILEAVQEKLLPLVDHVCRKIRKRPNNEFSMIWRRGQCSLRLVLQKGKWFRLRQFFKVPDNMSVEKAMGIRQDTTMAIHKLDSAQRVYYSNPPFWRVSKLKFREDGIVLPFGSCRAKFNTPNPTLFFESKGWLLPDVADPLEGWCLEDILVKTPLAKNDLYGALFFYLRDIIFKFCRRVSAMECHIDFFQVRAAYLPAMAGGPIFDRIELSNLADKEYYGIGHCIGAFGVMLKEKSKNPHATMLTLFMNAVDGKPKPNNVTKNSLVKKANLERYIPGISELKLSPSPYDPDKFKIVEGLALLRDPEGQFHRYMQVMEFSKLSEAFEMGIKGVNTIAPKWPLRLRENATKAEFDVLLASAKNGTPRYVEWTQAK; encoded by the exons ATGCCTGTGAAGGACTTCCTTCACCCCGGGCTCTGTGCCAATACTAAGCTTTTGGATGATGGCACTCAATTTTCGTGTCAGGAAAATGCCGACAAAGGATGTGGTGGATGCCATTTGGTTCAG TATTGCAGCAAGGACTGTCAAGCTGCTCACTGGGCACAACACAAACTTTTCTGCAAGTCTCCTCTAGGAAAAGCGACATGGAGGCCAGCATGGGCGGTTGAGAGGCGTCCCCCAGCTTTTGATGAACCCGGCGTGTCTTCTGGTGCAGGCTCTGCCAGTCAAAATTACTTTGGCCGCCCAGATAGGAAGGAAAATCTTCTCGGGGATATGCCGGCATTGGATTTGCTGAACTTGGAGAGGAACGAGGGGAGCCATGCATCTCAAGATCTTAGCGTGCTTTCCGCTG CATCGGGCGACATACGCAACGTCGTAAAGACTATCGTTGACGTTCCTAATACTTATACCGGGACATTGACGTTCGTTGTGAACGATTCCAACTTCGACGTTGTGGCCAGAAATGCAATCCTGCTTCTCACGGCTTTCAATCTTCCACCTGAAGAAGCGACGCCGATCATGCTCCATTTGTGGTATTCTGCTTTCATCCCGGCGGAGATCTTGGAAGCGGTACAGGAAAAGCTGCTGCCACTCGTTGACCATGTGTGCAGAAAAATACGTAAGCGTCCAAACAATGAATTCTCAATGATTTGGAGGCGCGGCCAATGTTCGCTGCGTCTAGTCTTGCAGAAGGGCAAATGGTTTCGGCTGCGTCAGTTTTTCAAGGTCCCGGACAATATGTCGGTGGAGAAAGCTATGGGCATTCGTCAGGATACAACAATGGCTATCCACAAATTGGATTCCGCTCAGCGTGTATACTACTCCAACCCACCGTTCTGGCGCGTCTCGAAGTTGAAGTTCCGCGAGGATGGTATTGTGCTGCCCTTTGGCTCATGTCGTGCAAAGTTTAATACTCCAAATCC GACGCTGTTCTTCGAGAGCAAAGGCTGGCTTCTGCCAGATGTTGCCGACCCTCTGGAGGGCTGGTGTCTTGAGGACATCTTGGTAAAGACTCCCCTGGCGAAAAATGACCTCTATGGcgctcttttcttttatctGAGGGATATCATTTTCAAATTTTGTCGTCGCGTTTCGGCTATGGAGTGTCATATCGATTTCTTCCAAGTCAGGGCGGCATACCTTCCGGCCATGGCTGGAGGGCCAATATTTGATAGGATTGAG CTTTCCAACCTCGCCGACAAAGAATACTATGGGATCGGACACTGCATCGGTGCGTTTGGTGTCATGCTCAAAGAGAAATCTAAGAATCCGCATGCAACCATGTTGACTCTATTCATGAACGCGGTCGACGGCAAGCCAAAGCCTAACAACGTGACCAAGAACAGTCTTGTCAAGAAGGCAAATTTGGAGCGATATATTCCAGGAATCTCAGAGCTGAAGCTCTCCCCATCTCCGTACGATCCGGACAAGTTCAAGATCGTAGAGGGTCTAGCGCTTCTGCGGGATCCAGAAGGGCAGTTTCATCGATACATGCAGGTTATGGAGTTCTCGAAGTTGAGCGAGGCTTTCGAGATGGGGATCAAGGGGGTTAATACCATAGCGCCCAAGTGGCCTCTGCGGCTTCGAGAGAATGCTACGAAGGCAGAGTTTGATGTGTTGCTGGCATCTGCGAAGAACGGCACACCGCGGTACGTGGAGTGGACTCAGGCGAAGTAA
- a CDS encoding uncharacterized protein (EggNog:ENOG410PIVD~COG:A,J~BUSCO:7845at33183), whose protein sequence is MADNAPPATSSSLPPPPQAPAGAPGQQQFDKAQGNGQGNPSHMPPPPLPPVVIPQNTNPIPTAITSPMSGNMMSPTSAGGYVRRAAPEPNKRALYVGGLDPRVTEDILRQIFETTGHVQSVKIIPDKNFQSKGLNYGFVEYDDPGAAERAMQTLNGRRVHQSEIRVNWAYQSNNANKEDTSNHFHIFVGDLSNEVNDEVLLQAFSAFGSVSEARVMWDMKTGRSRGYGFVAFRERADAEKALSSMDGEWLGSRAIRCNWANQKGQPSISQQQAMAAMGMTPTTPFGHHHFPTHGVQSYDMVVQQTPQWQTTCYVGNLTPYTTQNDLVPLFQNFGYVVETRFQADRGFAFVKMDTHENAAMAICQLNGYNVNGRPLKCSWGKDRPPTGQFDYSPQQGANPGFNSGTSPYFPQYGGPGGPMTPQGPNPAGRGWDQSGANFGPGMPGQGYGQVPGGAAGYGRGQNNPGSGWAQPNAGNFGNGFGGYQA, encoded by the exons ATGGCCGACAACGCCCCACCAGCCACCTCTTCGTCcctccctcctcctccacagGCACCTGCAGGCGCTCCCGGCCAGCAGCAGTTCGACAAGGCTCAGGGGAACGGCCAGGGAAACCCTTCACACATGCCACCTCCGCCGCTGCCGCCCGTCGTGATCCCCCAAAACACCAACCCAATCCCTACTGCCATCACCTCTCCCATGTCTGGCAACATGATGTCACCGACCAGCGCTGGTGGCTACGTGCGTCGAGCCGCTCCCGAGCCAAACAAGCGTGCCTTGTATGTTGGTGGTCTCGACCCACGTGTGACCGAGGATATCCTGCGACAGATTTTTGAAACAACTGGCCACGTCCAGAGTGTGAAGATTATCCCCGACAAGAAT TTCCAGAGCAAGGGATTGAACTACGGCTTTGTTGAGTACGACGATCCAGGTGCCGCAGAACGCGCAATGCAGACTCTCAACGGCCGTCGCGTCCACCAGTCT GAAATCCGTGTCAACTGGGCTTATCAGTCGAACAACGCGAACAAGGAGGACACCTCCAACCACTTCCACATATTTGTTGGCGATCTGAGTAATGAAGTGAACGACGAAGTTCTGCTTCAGGCCTTCTCTGCCTTTGGCTCTGTCTCCGAGGCCCGTGTTATGTGGGATATGAAGACCGGTCGCTCCCGTGGTTACGGTTTTGTCGCTTTTCGCGAACGTGCTGATGCTGAAAAGGCCTTGAGCTCCATGGATGGTGAATGGTTGGGTTCTCGTGCGATTCGCTGCAACTGGGCCAACCAGAAGGGTCAGCCTTCGATTTCCCAGCAGCAGGCCATGGCCGCAATGGGCATGACGCCGACCACTCCTTTCGGCCATCATCATTTCCCTACACATGGTGTCCAGAGCTATGACATGGTCGTCCAGCAAACCCCTCAGTGGCAGACTACGTGCTACGTCGGAAATCTGACCCCTTACACCACTCAGAACGACCTTGTTCCGTTGTTCCAGAACTTTGGCTACGTCGTCGAAACTCGATTCCAGGCCGATCGGGGATTTGCATTTGTCAAGATGGATACTCATGAGAATGCTGCCATGGCTATCTGCCAGCTCAACGGCTACAACGTCAATGGGCGACCGCTGAAGTGCAGT TGGGGCAAAGACCGCCCTCCAACTGGCCAATTTGACTATTCTCCTCAGCAAGGTGCTAACCCAGGCTTTAATTCCGGTACCTCCCCATACTTCCCCCAATATGGTGGTCCTGGTGGGCCTATGACCCCTCAAG GTCCTAATCCTGCCGGCCGTGGCTGGGATCAGTCTGGCGCCAACTTTGGCCCTGGAATGCCCGGCCAGGGCTATGGCCAAGTTCCCGGAGGTGCTGCTGGGTACGGCCGTGGCCAGAACAATCCCGGATCGGGATGGGCTCAGCCCAATGCTGGCAACTTCGGCAACGGCTTTGGAGGCTATCAAGCTTAA
- a CDS encoding uncharacterized protein (EggNog:ENOG410Q0GY), with amino-acid sequence MATPMQPCDESLETLTAMVNQTLIETGRFFRTCGSLQSRAQLKRNFPAVHEQYQSALDDLSEQIFIAKAFLEKDYEAIVLRKSTLRASKPLATPQEEKTKDVQMEDTDEQRRADVTMKVESKSPAQPTVPTTQPLSTSTPPAPPDSAPDQNLLPTAPPTTADTALALPATAPALQPPSVEEKNPAGAPPEADPESTPANISHIDLTEEMGAPEGPLPLAESELDLGGTLGSLLPGLESYANAGTDEAIIGLPGPESGTAEEANPPKDASNGTSNPANPSTTQTQEAGRTDIPMDDVASAFDDAFIGAADFVGGGDDLLLHGADIGELDDSWFA; translated from the exons ATGGCCACGCCCATGCAACCATGCGATGAATCCCTGGAAACGTTGACCGCCATGGTCAACCAGACG CTTATCGAGACCGGTCGATTCTTTCGAACCTGCGGGTCGCTTCAGTCCCGAGCCCAGCTGAAGAGGAATTTCCCCGCCGTCCACGAACAGTATCAATCCGCACTCGACGACCTGTCCGAACAGATC TTCATCGCAAAGGCGTTTCTCGAAAAGGACTATGAAGCTATCGTGTTGAGAAAGTCAACGTTACGGGCTTCCAAGCCTCTGGCCACTCCTCaggaagagaagacaaaGGATGTGCAGATGGAGGACACCGATGAGCAACGCCGAGCTGATGTCACCATGAAAGTTGAGTCGAAATCTCCGGCGCAACCCACCGTTCCAACCACGCAGCCTCTCTCAACAAGCACGCCCCCCGCACCGCCCGATTCGGCTCCAGATCAGAATCTCCTGCCTACCGCTCCTCCTACCACCGCGGACACGGCGCTTGCCCTACCGGCAACGGCTCCGGCGCTCCAGCCACCTTCCGTCGAGGAAAAGAACCCTGCCGGTGCCCCACCGGAAGCAGATCCTGAAAGCACCCCCGCGAACATCAGCCATATAGACCTAACGGAGGAGATGGGTGCACCGGAAGGCCCACTTCCGCTGGCTGAGAGCGAGCTCGACCTTGGGGGAACATTGGGGTCTCTCCTTCCCGGGCTGGAGAGCTATGCAAATGCCGGCACCGACGAGGCCATCATAGGACTGCCAGGCCCCGAAAGCGGCACTGCTGAGGAGGCCAATCCTCCAAAGGATGCATCCAATGGCACATCTAATCCGGCAAACCCATCCACCACGCAGACTCAGGAGGCGGGACGGACCGACATACCTATGGACGACGTGGCTTCGGCGTTTGACGATGCATTCATCGGGGCAGCAGATTTTGTGGGCGGAGGGGATGACCTGCTGCTCCACGGTGCTGATATCGGGGAGTTGGACGACTCATGGTTTGCGTGA
- a CDS encoding uncharacterized protein (EggNog:ENOG410PG49~COG:S~BUSCO:5482at33183), which produces MWLDLEHQTRADVLRDRLQNDDSARSSISSDAPSVLPPLANEKLVASGNGISVSIAQTEPVIFMEGFDAREASKTSMLRGHLHLKISKSTKIKKIYLTFKGAVHSAWPEGVPGKRAQYNDDHSLMTHTWPFFNAQFGSAENGYGADFVQLTRPQGGKEGLGISTIEVFNKAHSASSMERVGMKELRSLSLKHTPSRSFVKGEAYYNGQSVAQKGYKTFRPGDYIYNFELPIDSKLPETIKTDCASVKYWLDVSVERAGVFRPNLLGVKEVLFVRTPSQGSLEQVEPIAISRTWEDQLHYDIVISGKSFPLGAKIPIAFKLTPLAKVACHRIKVYVTETIQQWTSGKTAHRLDSSKQLLLFEKRADSASVSAYPGSRMRVTAGGGIHWDDRAAAAQGHEVVDPRRTSLLGDLESDFGAGPTEMEFDVQLPTCPLMKERDSSQRLHCDTTPDEAYPKKRRHFEISIDSPFHILSCLATQSNIYLPSYSSPSSFPSEEYECGCPGAQPTTKAPYHAHSASPAQLSMLLNMSSDPSFHPQPSSSTSSTSTLTADQADNSSESSNPSNIPTRPIHLIRIPSFAPPPFEDVPPPPPLVTPPPDYSTIIPTDDPSAGILDYFHRLHHAEQEYDENTRGNARVDVPLTPGGRVHRSIEIPRELVRIDAIAD; this is translated from the exons ATGTGGCTCGACTTAGAACACCAGACCCGTGCCGACGTCCTGCGTGACCGGCTCCAGAACGACGACTCCGCCCGGTCCTCCATCAGCTCCGATGCCCCCTCCGTGCTGCCGCCGCTGGCGAACGAGAAGCTCGTAGCCTCCGGAAATGGCATCTCGGTTTCGATCGCCCAGACGGAGCCGGTCATCTTCATGGAAGGATTCGATGCGCGGGAGGCATCGAAGACGTCGATGCTGAGGGGCCATCTGCATTTGAAGATCTCGAAGTCCACCAAGATCAAAAAGATATACCTCACGTTCAAGGGTGCGGTGCATTCGGCGTGGCCAGAAG GCGTACCGGGTAAAAGGGCTCAGTACAATGACGATCACAGCCTAATGACGCATACGTGGCCGTTCTTCAATGCTCAGTTTGGCAGCGCGGAGAACGGCTACGGCGCAGATTTTGTTCAATTGACTCGTCCGCAGGGAGGCAAGGAGGGATTAGGCATCTCGACAATCGAAGTCTTTAACAAGGCACACTCGGCTTCAAGCATGGAACGAGTAGGTATGAAGGAGCTCAGAAGCCTATCTCTCAAGCACACGCCATCTCGAAGCTTCGTAAAGGGTGAAGCGTACTACAACGGGCAATCGGTAGCCCAGAAGGGATACAAAACCTTCCGTCCTGGAGACTATATCTACAATTTCGAGCTGCCGATCGATTCGAAACTCCCCGAGACTATCAAGACCGATTGCGCTTCGGTCAAGTACTGGTTGGACGTGAGCGTGGAGCGTGCTGGTGTATTCCGGCCAAACCTGCTCGGTGTGAAGGAGGTACTTTTCGTTCGCACGCCGTCTCAGGGGTCATTGGAGCAAGTCGAGCCAATTGCGATTTCTCGTACGTGGGAGGATCAGCTGCACTACGACATCGTCATATCCGGAAAATCTTTCCCATTAGGAGCCAAGATCCCAATCGCATTCAAGCTCACCCCTCTAGCAAAAGTAGCCTGCCATCGAATAAAAGTGTATGTGACCGAGACGATCCAGCAATGGACGTCGGGCAAGACCGCGCATCGCCTTGATAGCAGTAAGCAACTCCTGCTTTTTGAGAAGCGTGCGGACTCTGCTAGCGTTAGCGCCTACCCGGGGAGTAGGATGCGGGTCACTGCCGGTGGTGGAATCCACTGGGATGATCGAGCCGCCGCGGCGCAGGGCCACGAGGTGGTCGATCCACGTCGCACGAGTTTGCTCGGTGATCTTGAGAGTGATTTTGGAGCCGGACCTACAGAGATGGAGTTCGATGTGCAGCTTCCTACGTGCCCACTCATGAAGGAAAGGGACTCTTCGCAAAGATTGCATTGTGATACGAC ACCGGATGAAGCTTACCCCAAGAAGCGTCGCCACTTTGAGATCTCGATCGATTCACCATTCCATATCCTATCCTGCCTAGCAACTCAGTCGAACATCTATCTCCCGTCCTACTCCTCCCCTTCATCCTTTCCTTCTGAAGAGTACGAGTGTGGCTGCCCCGGTGCCCAACCAACCACGAAAGCCCCATACCACGCCCATAGCGCCAGCCCAGCCCAGCTCAGCATGCTCCTCAACATGTCCAGCGACCCATCCTTCCACCCACAGCCATCCAGCTCCACCAGCTCCACCAGCACTCTCACCGCCGACCAAGCCGACAACAGCAGCGAATCCAGTAATCCCTCCAACATACCCACCCGCCCCATTCACCTCATCCGAATCCCATCCTTCGCACCGCCCCCGTTCGAGGACGTcccgccaccaccaccgctCGTCACTCCTCCACCAGACTACTCCACGATCATACCGACCGACGACCCCAGCGCTGGCATCCTGGATTACTTCCACCGCCTGCATCACGCGGAGCAGGAATACGATGAAAACACGCGCGGTAACGCGAGAGTGGATGTCCCGCTAACGCCAGGGGGCCGGGTGCACCGGAGTATAGAGATACCAAGGGAGTTGGTCCGGATCGACGCGATTGCAGATTGA
- a CDS encoding uncharacterized protein (EggNog:ENOG410Q5G7~COG:U~TransMembrane:1 (n6-16c21/22o185-207i)): protein MRSAQAFVVVAGATGVGAAVAVGLLKRDTPSCAESCFQSAVNDYACDQWLTDTDCCENTSYLFDIGECLDDNCSADAGSDAWKIITNECYSAYVTIQWDYDILTDFLATRSATDITTYSTSYTTISYTSIETSEDVSATSTPTTSWPEFTTSPILTPSPTQSHTTSFTEDDEEESSSGIDETTTIAIAVPLALFGGLLLLLLLWFALRRTGHVRTKPKVKDIWFAFRKIIGPLTRAKVNEPEEPPATKEEDPPIIYEICGTEVSRTNSNQFLELEASPAMPRFDGDSLMTPRVSRSEAGSSHWNTQPTGEIDLDRTSFAGSSRHQRIDSGSKLCAPFRASNPESVSPMTPSTPPPRPVRMSDPSSSRRPSLVDPPTSPVSDQGSEIDGLLANLAAVEQRRKERASQLQMLQAEEMAIREEEAAILEQLRKRASMIPDGRGSPRSS, encoded by the exons ATGCGGTCCGCCCAGGCTTTCGTTGTCGTTGCTGGCGCTACAGGTGTCGGTGCAGCCGTTGCTGTTGGTTTGCTAAAACGGGATACACCATCATGTGCA GAAAGCTGTTTTCAGAGCGCTGTCAACGACTACGCCTGCGATCAGTGGCTGACAGACACCGACTGCTGTGAAAACACGAGTTATCTTTTTGACATTGGGGAATGTCTCGACGATAACTGTTCGGCAGATGCTGGATCTGACGCTTGGAAAATTATCACAAACGAATGTTATTCAGCCTATGTCACAATTCAATGGGATTATGATATCTTAACAGACTTCCTCGCAACGAGATCCGCGACGGATATCACCACGTATAGCACATCCTATACAACAATCTCCTATACTTCTATAGAAACATCCGAAGACGTTTCTGCAACTTCTACCCCAACGACGTCTTGGCCCGAATTTACAACCTCACCAATACTGACTCCATCGCCCACTCAGTCACATACTACCTCATTTACAGAAGACGATGAGGAAGAGAGCAGTAGCGGCATAGACGAGACGACTACCATAGCTATCGCGGTGCCGTTGGCCCTTTTTGGAGGGCTACTACTATTGCTACTCCTCTGGTTCGCGTTGCGAAGGACTGGCCATGTCCGTACGAAGCCAAAGGTTAAGGATATCTGGTTCGCATTTCGAAAGATTATCGGTCCCCTTACAAGGGCCAAAGTTAACGAACCGGAGGAGCCACCGGCcacaaaagaagaagatccaCCGATAATATATGAGATTTGTGGCACAGAAGTCAGCAGAACGAACAGCAATCAGTTTCTTGAGTTAGAAGCGTCCCCTGCAATGCCTAGGTTCGACGGTGACTCGCTTATGACTCCGAGGGTGTCTCGGTCCGAAGCTGGCTCTTCACATTGGAATACTCAGCCGACCGGGGAAATAGACCTCGATAGAACCTCATTCGCAGGGTCTTCAAGACACCAACGAATTGATAGTGGCTCAAAGCTCTGTGCGCCGTTCCGGGCCTCAAATCCGGAGTCTGTGAGCCCCATGACTCCATCAACCCCTCCTCCAAGACCGGTACGCATGTCGGATCCTTCGTCGTCGCGGCGCCCATCATTAGTCGACCCCCCGACTAGTCCTGTATCCGATCAAGGTAGCGAGATAGACGGTCTGCTAGCAAATCTAGCGGCAGTGGAGCAGCGGAGAAAGGAGCGAGCATCACAGCTACAAATGCTACAAGCAGAAGAAATGGCAATAAGAGAGGAGGAAGCAGCGATATTGGAGCAACTTCGGAAGAGAGCTTCAATGATACCAGATGGCAGAGGGTCACCTCGGTCATCATAG